DNA sequence from the Marinilongibacter aquaticus genome:
GATGGGTTGGAAACGAATCGGGGTATGCGTACAAAACCACTTGGTCGAATTTACTGCGGGATTCGGTTTATGCCGGGATGCCCGATTACTCACAAAAATATGCGGAGGGCCAAGAAAATGGAACGCATTGGGTGCCGGCCGAAGTGGATGTCTCTGTTCGCCCCAATTGGTACTACCATACTTGGGACGACGACAACGTGAAGACGGTAGCTCAATTGACAGATATCTATTATGAATCTGTGGGCCGAAACGCCAACCTGCTTTTCAATTTCCCTGTAGACAGAAGAGGTTTGATCCATGAAAAGGATGCAGAAAACATAGTGCGTTGGCATGAAAAAATCGAAAAGGATTTTAAAGAAAACTTGATCGCAGAAGCCAGTCTTTCTGCCAGCGGCTCGAGAGGCTATGGCTATGAAGTTGATGCCGTAAAGGACGGTGATTACGATACTTATTGGACATTGGAAGACGGTTCTCCGGAGTCTTCGATCACTGTGGATTTTGGTGAAAAAACAGCCTTCAACAGGCTTCTTTTGCAAGAATATATTCCTTTGGGCCAGAGGGTGAAAGTCTTTACCGTTGAGGCCAAGAATGGTGAAGAATGGAAAGAAATCGCCAATGAAACAACAATCGGATACAAGAGAATTCTTCGTTTGGAAGATCAAGAAGCGGAGGCTATCCGAATTAATTTCAAAGAGGCGAAAGATATTCCTTTAATCAATAATATTGGTGTCTATTTGGCTCCGAAACTGCTTATTGGCCCGAAAGTGTCGCGTACGAAAGCAGGAGAGGTGAGTTTTGAAAAGCCTGAATTGGGACTGAAATTGTTTTACACATTGGATGGCTCTGCTCCAACCAAGGAATCAACAATGTATACTGGACCTTTCAGCGAACCCAATAAAGCTTTGTTGAAGGCGGTTTCTTATGATGAAAGAACAGACAAATACAGTGAAGAAGTGCAGGTGCAATTTGAGAAATCCAAGAGTCTGTGGAAAATTTTGGGTGGAGATGAGGACATGCAGAAAGCGGTAGACGGTGATCCGAATACGGCCATGCGGGCGAAATCAAAAACTATCGTGTTGGATCTTGGTGAAGAATTGAATTTGAAAGGCTTTAAATATGCTCCGAATAAAGGTCGACAAGTGCATGCGGCAATTAAAGATTATGCATTGTATACGAGTGCTGACCAGAAGAATTGGGAGAATGCGGCCGAAGGCTCTTTTGACAATATTCGAAACAACTCGATTGAGCAAAAGGTAGATTTCTCTCCACGCAAGGCTCGCTATGTGAAAATAGTAGCCAAAACCATATTGGATGATCAACCATTGCCTGTAATTGCTGAATTCGGAATCATTACAGAGTAAAACAGAGTGAAGGAAAAGTAAAAAGGGAGAGCGTGAAACGCTCTCCCTTTTTTTGTATAAAGACGAAGTACTTATCGCAAGTCACGTTTTACAAAATCGCTGTCGCTAAGTCCAAGTGCTCCTG
Encoded proteins:
- a CDS encoding alpha-L-fucosidase → MKMLNLKGFILFLSAVLVWACQTPPKADPPKAVQPLPNADQVAWQKLETYAFVHFNMNTFSDREWGFGDEDPKMFNPSELDCNQWAKVCKESGLKGIIITAKHHDGFCLWPSKYTEHSIKNSPFRDGKGDLIKELSEACKAQGLKFGIYYSPWDRNHPDYGKPEYITYMRNQLTELLTNYGDIFEVWFDGANGGDGYYGGANETRKVDKLSYYDWENTYALVRKLQPHAMMFSDGGPDIRWVGNESGYAYKTTWSNLLRDSVYAGMPDYSQKYAEGQENGTHWVPAEVDVSVRPNWYYHTWDDDNVKTVAQLTDIYYESVGRNANLLFNFPVDRRGLIHEKDAENIVRWHEKIEKDFKENLIAEASLSASGSRGYGYEVDAVKDGDYDTYWTLEDGSPESSITVDFGEKTAFNRLLLQEYIPLGQRVKVFTVEAKNGEEWKEIANETTIGYKRILRLEDQEAEAIRINFKEAKDIPLINNIGVYLAPKLLIGPKVSRTKAGEVSFEKPELGLKLFYTLDGSAPTKESTMYTGPFSEPNKALLKAVSYDERTDKYSEEVQVQFEKSKSLWKILGGDEDMQKAVDGDPNTAMRAKSKTIVLDLGEELNLKGFKYAPNKGRQVHAAIKDYALYTSADQKNWENAAEGSFDNIRNNSIEQKVDFSPRKARYVKIVAKTILDDQPLPVIAEFGIITE